One Mycolicibacter sp. MU0083 DNA window includes the following coding sequences:
- a CDS encoding NAD(P)/FAD-dependent oxidoreductase, whose product MGATNRIDGAPRSVIVVGAGIVGLSTAWFLQERGVEVSVVDRVGVAAGSSWGNAGWISPALAIPLNEPANLRFGLRSLLSRTAPLQVPLNAGPTLWAFLARFAANSRPAAWRRAVRANAPLSAECIEAYDVLVANGVDAPVTEAPITAIFRSCADAERLLDELRRFSDAGSPVFGTELTGAALRERVPLASSAVGAAVQIDGQRFLDPGRFVTALGRAVVRRGAVMHTGDVIDVAPGDAGATVTCRDGSTLSADAVVIANGAWLSRLTQRWTRVPVRAGRGYSFTVPVEGPVPGPVYLPDARVACTPLNGMLRVAGTMEFGDPDAPIVPARVEAIVAATRPLLDGVRWDERTDEWVGPRPVSPDGRPLVGEVSPHTVYVAGGHGMWGMTHGPVTGRVLAEQITTGKQSAVLRDLDPLR is encoded by the coding sequence ATGGGGGCGACCAACCGGATCGACGGCGCGCCACGATCGGTGATCGTGGTGGGTGCCGGCATCGTCGGGTTGTCCACGGCCTGGTTCCTGCAGGAGCGTGGTGTCGAGGTCTCGGTGGTCGACCGGGTGGGCGTGGCGGCCGGTTCTTCGTGGGGCAACGCCGGATGGATCTCCCCGGCGCTGGCGATCCCGCTCAACGAGCCCGCCAACCTGCGTTTCGGATTGCGGTCGCTGCTGAGCCGGACCGCGCCCCTGCAGGTTCCGTTGAACGCCGGACCGACGTTGTGGGCGTTCCTGGCGCGCTTCGCGGCCAACAGCCGTCCCGCAGCCTGGCGTCGGGCGGTACGGGCGAATGCGCCGCTGAGCGCGGAATGCATTGAGGCATACGACGTTCTGGTGGCCAACGGGGTGGACGCGCCGGTCACCGAGGCGCCGATCACGGCCATCTTCCGTAGCTGCGCCGACGCCGAACGACTGCTCGACGAACTGCGCCGGTTCTCCGACGCCGGCAGCCCGGTATTCGGAACCGAACTGACCGGCGCCGCACTGCGGGAGCGGGTACCGCTGGCGTCGTCGGCGGTCGGCGCGGCGGTGCAGATCGACGGCCAGCGGTTCCTCGACCCCGGTCGCTTCGTGACCGCATTGGGGCGTGCCGTGGTGCGGCGCGGCGCGGTGATGCACACCGGTGACGTCATCGACGTGGCGCCGGGAGACGCGGGGGCGACGGTAACCTGCCGCGACGGTTCCACGCTGAGCGCGGACGCGGTGGTGATCGCCAACGGTGCCTGGCTGTCCCGCCTGACGCAGCGGTGGACCCGGGTGCCGGTACGGGCCGGGCGCGGCTACTCCTTCACGGTTCCGGTCGAGGGTCCGGTTCCCGGACCCGTCTACCTGCCCGATGCGCGGGTGGCCTGCACACCGCTGAACGGCATGCTCCGGGTCGCCGGAACCATGGAATTCGGCGATCCGGACGCCCCGATAGTCCCCGCCCGCGTCGAAGCGATCGTCGCCGCGACTAGGCCCCTGCTCGACGGCGTGCGCTGGGATGAGCGCACCGACGAGTGGGTGGGGCCACGTCCGGTCAGTCCCGACGGACGCCCCCTGGTGGGGGAGGTGTCCCCACACACCGTCTACGTTGCAGGCGGGCACGGCATGTGGGGTATGACGCACGGCCCGGTGACGGGCCGAGTGCTGGCCGAGCAGATCACCACGGGCAAACAGTCCGCCGTGCTGCGCGACCTCGATCCCTTGCGCTGA
- a CDS encoding PucR family transcriptional regulator — protein sequence MVTLDRLVNVVGSYGVRLRFCSIPRTTQLSSVVMHEVTGERPVVGDVLLAVGARSVKEAVRWAVAAKAAAVLVRDAEDKTAFVGEGESLAVLVVDAAVSWSELAAVVYGLVLEGRETESGRGPTDLFAVADHLAEAVCGAVTIEDQLGRLLAYSRGQRHADPARSATILNRQESAAVRRVFEQRGVLAHLELRDEPLFVDPDPDHGLTGRMVVAVRAGRELLGAVWVACPAPLDGDRLTALADGARTVALHLLRSRASADLERQVESDWVTKLLDGDPDAEALIARLGLPLAPLRVIAVHTRIGTQDHAGLLLAFEAVTTGFGWSRPGRSALAASTVYTVLPAEDVGVARLWVNGLVAALPPEARVLAGISAVATAAELPAARREAEECLALHEAGRAAGPPPAYDESWDEVVLRRLRIAARAGRIPVRGPVATLRHHDAAHNTPYATTLRAWLDAQGDLARAAEQLGVHENTVRYRLRKMAEVTPLGLENPRTRLAAMIELAAGELSGFDKP from the coding sequence ATGGTGACGCTGGACCGGCTGGTCAACGTGGTGGGCAGCTACGGGGTTCGGCTGAGGTTCTGCTCCATTCCGAGGACGACGCAGCTGAGCAGCGTCGTGATGCACGAGGTGACCGGTGAGCGTCCCGTCGTCGGCGACGTGTTGCTGGCCGTCGGGGCCCGCTCGGTAAAAGAAGCCGTGCGCTGGGCGGTGGCCGCCAAGGCCGCCGCCGTACTGGTGCGCGACGCCGAGGACAAGACGGCGTTCGTCGGCGAGGGGGAGTCGCTGGCCGTGCTGGTGGTGGACGCGGCGGTGTCCTGGAGTGAGCTGGCCGCCGTCGTCTACGGTCTGGTGCTCGAAGGCCGGGAGACCGAATCGGGTCGGGGACCGACCGATCTCTTCGCGGTGGCCGATCACCTGGCCGAGGCGGTTTGCGGAGCGGTCACCATCGAGGACCAACTGGGGCGGTTGCTGGCCTACTCCCGAGGGCAGCGGCACGCCGATCCGGCGCGTTCGGCGACGATCCTGAACCGCCAGGAGTCCGCCGCCGTGCGGAGGGTGTTCGAACAGCGCGGCGTCCTGGCGCACTTGGAGCTGCGTGACGAGCCGCTGTTCGTGGACCCCGACCCCGACCACGGTCTGACCGGTCGGATGGTGGTGGCGGTGCGGGCCGGACGGGAGTTGCTGGGTGCGGTGTGGGTGGCCTGTCCGGCTCCGCTCGACGGTGATCGGTTGACCGCGCTCGCCGACGGCGCCCGCACCGTCGCACTGCACCTACTACGGTCACGTGCCAGTGCCGATCTGGAGCGTCAAGTCGAATCCGACTGGGTGACCAAGCTTTTGGACGGTGATCCCGATGCCGAGGCACTGATCGCCAGGTTGGGGCTACCGCTGGCGCCGTTGCGGGTCATCGCCGTACACACCCGAATCGGCACACAGGACCACGCCGGACTGCTGCTGGCCTTCGAGGCCGTCACCACCGGGTTCGGCTGGTCCAGGCCCGGGCGCAGCGCGCTGGCCGCCAGCACCGTCTACACGGTGCTGCCGGCCGAGGACGTCGGTGTGGCACGCCTGTGGGTGAACGGGCTGGTCGCCGCGCTGCCGCCGGAAGCACGGGTGTTGGCCGGCATCAGTGCGGTTGCCACGGCCGCCGAGCTGCCCGCGGCGCGGCGGGAGGCCGAGGAGTGCCTGGCGCTGCACGAAGCCGGGCGGGCCGCCGGACCACCGCCGGCCTACGACGAGTCCTGGGACGAGGTGGTGTTGCGCCGGTTGCGCATTGCGGCGCGCGCCGGCCGGATTCCGGTCCGCGGGCCGGTCGCGACGCTGCGCCACCACGACGCGGCACACAACACGCCGTATGCGACGACCCTGCGGGCGTGGCTCGACGCCCAGGGCGATCTGGCGCGGGCCGCCGAACAACTCGGGGTGCATGAGAACACGGTGCGCTATCGGCTGCGCAAAATGGCCGAGGTCACCCCGCTCGGGCTCGAGAATCCCCGCACCCGGCTGGCGGCGATGATCGAGTTGGCGGCCGGCGAGCTGTCGGGATTCGACAAACCCTGA
- a CDS encoding MFS transporter, with product MTSDSPAARPRLQREIWILLVANVLIALGYGLVSPVLPVYARHFGVSISATTFLITAFALTRLLFAPVSGLLIQRLGERWVYVTGLLIVSVSTTACAFVQTYGQLLFFRALGGVGSTMFFIAAVGLMIRISPEDARGRVAGLFATAFLLGTVGGPVLGSVTARFGLSAPFLIYGSVLLVTATGVFVSLRHSHLAEAADSTGPTVSVRSALGNRAYRSALLSNFATGWSVFGLRVALVPLFVTEVLGRGPSFAGLTLAMVGIGNVCAVLPSGQLSDRIGRKGLLIVGLVASGVTTMLLGASASLVVFLAVAYLTGVASGIYGSPQQAVISDLVGNQARAGTAVATYQMMADFGSIVGSVAVGLIAERMSFQWGFAVSGVVLLAAAMTWFWAPETRACEPIGGADGATWLGSADGDAGPAGQRGGQLRGSAEVLLHSEDDAAEQRRDARGDR from the coding sequence GTGACCTCCGACTCTCCCGCCGCCCGACCACGGTTGCAGCGGGAGATCTGGATACTGCTCGTCGCGAACGTGTTGATCGCGCTCGGCTACGGCCTGGTGTCGCCGGTGTTGCCGGTCTACGCCCGTCATTTCGGTGTGAGCATCTCCGCGACGACCTTTCTGATCACCGCGTTCGCACTGACCCGTCTGCTCTTCGCCCCGGTGAGCGGCCTGCTCATCCAACGGCTGGGGGAGCGCTGGGTGTATGTGACCGGCCTGTTGATCGTCTCGGTGTCGACCACCGCGTGCGCCTTCGTCCAGACGTACGGACAACTACTGTTCTTCCGCGCCCTCGGTGGCGTCGGCTCGACGATGTTCTTCATCGCCGCGGTGGGCCTGATGATCCGGATCAGTCCCGAGGACGCGCGCGGCCGGGTCGCCGGCCTGTTCGCCACCGCGTTCCTGCTGGGCACGGTGGGCGGGCCGGTACTGGGCAGCGTCACCGCACGCTTCGGCCTGAGCGCGCCCTTCCTGATCTACGGCTCCGTACTGCTGGTCACGGCCACCGGCGTGTTCGTCAGTCTGCGGCACTCGCACCTGGCCGAGGCGGCCGACTCGACGGGCCCCACCGTGTCGGTGCGGTCGGCACTGGGCAACCGTGCGTACCGGTCGGCACTGCTGTCCAATTTCGCGACCGGTTGGTCGGTGTTCGGTCTGCGGGTCGCGCTGGTGCCGTTGTTCGTCACCGAAGTCCTGGGTCGCGGCCCCTCCTTCGCCGGCTTGACGCTGGCGATGGTCGGCATCGGCAACGTCTGTGCGGTGCTGCCCAGCGGCCAGTTGTCCGACCGGATAGGTCGCAAAGGGCTGTTGATCGTCGGGCTGGTGGCCTCGGGCGTCACGACCATGTTGCTGGGCGCGAGCGCCTCCCTGGTGGTGTTCCTGGCGGTGGCGTACCTGACCGGGGTCGCTTCGGGCATCTACGGATCGCCGCAACAGGCCGTCATCTCCGACCTCGTCGGCAATCAGGCCCGCGCCGGAACGGCGGTGGCGACCTATCAGATGATGGCCGATTTCGGGTCCATCGTCGGATCGGTCGCGGTGGGCCTGATCGCCGAGCGGATGTCCTTCCAATGGGGTTTTGCGGTCAGCGGCGTGGTGCTGCTGGCGGCCGCGATGACCTGGTTCTGGGCGCCGGAGACGCGGGCCTGCGAACCAATAGGCGGGGCCGACGGCGCGACCTGGCTAGGCTCGGCTGATGGTGACGCTGGACCGGCTGGTCAACGTGGTGGGCAGCTACGGGGTTCGGCTGAGGTTCTGCTCCATTCCGAGGACGACGCAGCTGAGCAGCGTCGTGATGCACGAGGTGACCGGTGA
- a CDS encoding DUF488 domain-containing protein produces MSSKTTFRVARVYDETRAEDGERILVDRVWPRGFRKDDPRIGHWYKAAAPSGELRSWYNHQPERFAEFVSRYEDELATPEGKTALAGLRDLARGHDIVTLVTASRDVDGSQAAVLAKLLSHR; encoded by the coding sequence ATGAGCTCCAAAACCACGTTTCGGGTCGCTCGCGTCTACGACGAGACCCGAGCAGAAGACGGTGAACGGATCCTCGTCGACCGGGTCTGGCCCCGGGGGTTCCGCAAGGACGATCCTCGAATAGGGCACTGGTACAAAGCCGCGGCGCCATCGGGTGAACTGCGCAGTTGGTACAACCACCAGCCGGAGCGTTTCGCCGAATTCGTCAGCCGCTACGAAGACGAGTTGGCGACCCCCGAGGGCAAGACCGCCCTGGCCGGCCTGCGCGATCTGGCCCGCGGCCACGACATCGTCACCCTGGTGACCGCGAGCCGTGACGTCGACGGCAGCCAGGCGGCGGTATTGGCCAAGCTACTGAGCCACCGGTGA
- a CDS encoding aldehyde dehydrogenase family protein, with protein MTAVQSRAESVITVRNPATGAVSGTVPIDDDAAVAAKAAKLRSAQPEWEALGPQGRKRWMQKWQDWILDNADHITEVLISETGKSHVDASLEPVATADAVGYWAGHAKEFLADRHPKAHSPIYRVKRFTTAYRPYPLVGVITPWNFPFAMPGLDVPPALAAGAAVLLKPSEVTPLSAVEFARGWAEIGAPAVLDVTTGYGETGQAVIEHADFLQFTGSTATGRKVAVACAQRLIPYGLELGGKDPAIVLADADLDRAANGIAWGGLFNSGQVCVSVERVYVEAPVYDEFVAKLSARVGGVQQGHDGDTGAMATEAQRDIVSRHVGEATTAGARVVTGGEPTGVGTYFTPTVLADVDQSMSCITEETFGPTLPVIKVADENEAVRLANDSPYGLSATVWTADARRGERLARRLEAGAVNVNDALVNVFCPGLPMGGWKQSGIGYRAGGPAGIIKYCRQQAITAPRLPTQKSELLWYPASKRRMAMTLAVMRAFSARGRRRFGSRSRNG; from the coding sequence ATGACTGCAGTGCAATCGAGGGCCGAGTCGGTGATCACCGTCCGGAACCCCGCAACCGGGGCCGTGTCGGGAACGGTCCCGATCGACGACGACGCCGCCGTCGCGGCCAAAGCGGCCAAGCTCCGCTCCGCGCAACCGGAGTGGGAGGCGCTCGGCCCGCAGGGCCGCAAACGCTGGATGCAGAAGTGGCAGGACTGGATCCTCGACAACGCCGACCACATCACCGAGGTGTTGATCTCCGAGACCGGTAAGTCCCACGTCGACGCCAGCTTGGAACCGGTCGCCACCGCAGACGCCGTCGGCTACTGGGCGGGACACGCCAAGGAATTCCTCGCCGACCGCCACCCCAAGGCGCACAGCCCCATCTACCGGGTCAAGCGGTTCACCACCGCATACCGGCCGTATCCGTTGGTCGGAGTCATCACGCCGTGGAACTTCCCGTTCGCGATGCCCGGACTCGATGTCCCGCCGGCCCTGGCGGCCGGAGCCGCCGTGCTGCTCAAGCCGTCCGAGGTGACACCGCTGTCCGCGGTGGAATTCGCCCGCGGCTGGGCCGAGATCGGTGCACCGGCGGTGCTCGATGTGACGACCGGCTACGGCGAGACCGGCCAGGCCGTGATCGAGCACGCAGACTTCCTGCAGTTCACCGGCTCCACCGCGACCGGTCGCAAGGTCGCGGTGGCCTGCGCGCAACGACTCATTCCCTACGGCCTCGAACTCGGCGGAAAAGACCCGGCGATAGTGCTGGCCGACGCCGACCTCGACCGTGCCGCGAACGGTATCGCCTGGGGAGGACTGTTCAACTCGGGGCAGGTATGCGTCTCGGTGGAGCGCGTGTACGTCGAAGCTCCGGTCTACGACGAATTCGTCGCGAAACTCAGCGCCCGGGTCGGCGGGGTGCAACAGGGCCACGACGGCGACACCGGCGCGATGGCCACCGAGGCGCAACGCGACATCGTCTCGCGGCATGTCGGCGAGGCGACCACCGCGGGAGCTCGGGTCGTCACCGGCGGCGAACCCACCGGGGTGGGGACCTACTTCACGCCGACGGTCCTCGCCGACGTGGACCAGTCGATGTCCTGCATCACCGAGGAGACCTTCGGGCCGACCCTGCCGGTGATCAAGGTGGCCGACGAGAACGAGGCCGTTCGGCTGGCCAACGATTCACCGTATGGGCTGTCGGCCACCGTGTGGACGGCCGATGCGCGTCGCGGCGAGCGGCTCGCACGCCGACTCGAGGCGGGCGCGGTCAACGTCAACGATGCGCTGGTGAATGTGTTCTGCCCCGGGCTGCCGATGGGTGGCTGGAAGCAGTCCGGTATCGGCTACCGGGCCGGTGGTCCCGCCGGAATCATCAAATACTGCCGCCAGCAGGCGATCACCGCTCCGCGATTGCCCACCCAGAAATCCGAGTTGCTCTGGTATCCGGCGTCGAAGCGCCGGATGGCGATGACGCTGGCCGTCATGCGGGCCTTCTCGGCACGCGGACGGCGGCGTTTCGGTTCGCGGTCGCGCAACGGCTGA
- a CDS encoding TetR/AcrR family transcriptional regulator, whose product MADEAKPTPREQAWVAGSGWRPRRLSEADLRERILGTAVTMLTESGGLSVSMAHLNMEELIRIADVPRSSVYRAWGSKEAFYVDLMERMVEPGPEGSYADEVAAAAQDVLEQHRDRLVTPADRRAVFCEVVRCAVTRSFHGVARSLAWRSFTALAVAAPTLGAEDRERILAALDRSHSRIIARVSDVYTEVLSRVGMRMRDGFDIRTFMLTGSSAMDGLIRLGITDPHTVASRTVRPGLDGEPVEWELPATAFLAIADAMVELDPEFRQ is encoded by the coding sequence GTGGCTGACGAGGCGAAACCGACCCCCCGTGAACAGGCGTGGGTGGCCGGCAGTGGTTGGCGCCCGCGTCGGCTGAGTGAGGCTGATCTGCGCGAGCGCATTCTCGGCACGGCGGTGACGATGCTGACCGAAAGCGGTGGACTCTCCGTGAGCATGGCGCATCTGAACATGGAAGAGCTGATCCGGATCGCCGATGTGCCGCGGAGTTCGGTGTACCGGGCCTGGGGCAGCAAAGAGGCGTTCTACGTGGACCTGATGGAACGGATGGTGGAGCCCGGCCCCGAAGGCAGCTATGCCGACGAGGTCGCCGCCGCCGCTCAGGACGTGCTGGAACAGCATCGCGATCGGCTGGTGACGCCGGCCGATCGCCGGGCGGTGTTCTGCGAGGTCGTGCGTTGTGCGGTCACCCGAAGCTTTCACGGTGTGGCGAGATCTCTGGCGTGGCGGTCCTTCACGGCGCTTGCGGTGGCGGCGCCGACCCTGGGCGCTGAAGACCGGGAACGCATCCTCGCGGCGCTGGACCGATCGCACAGCCGGATCATTGCTCGGGTATCCGATGTCTACACCGAGGTGTTGTCGAGAGTCGGCATGCGCATGAGGGACGGTTTCGACATTCGGACCTTCATGCTGACCGGTTCTTCGGCGATGGACGGTCTCATCAGGCTGGGCATCACCGACCCGCATACCGTGGCGTCCCGGACGGTCCGGCCCGGTCTGGACGGTGAACCGGTGGAGTGGGAGCTACCCGCGACCGCGTTCCTGGCGATCGCGGACGCCATGGTCGAACTCGACCCGGAATTCCGCCAGTAG
- a CDS encoding LuxR C-terminal-related transcriptional regulator, which translates to MEELAADAAGSISGNAAPSAITVAVIDEHDVVHAGIEAWCAQAKPSVRVLGRFHSPRELLARYPDIPNELDVVIFDVYADGDRPSFEALRVMCQTGQRVIVYSQLSTDEVILTCLDLGAVAYVAKTEGRQHLIGAILAAHAHQRYVGPQMAKALANDRASGRTNLSDREKEVLITWFQTESKELVGSRLYIAPTTVRTHLQRARAKYAAVGRPAPTKAALLARAIEDGILSLSDL; encoded by the coding sequence ATCGAGGAACTTGCGGCGGATGCAGCGGGCTCGATATCCGGTAACGCTGCCCCATCAGCCATCACGGTTGCCGTTATCGATGAGCACGACGTCGTGCATGCGGGCATCGAGGCCTGGTGCGCTCAGGCCAAGCCGTCGGTGCGTGTGCTGGGGCGCTTCCACAGTCCCCGGGAGTTGTTGGCTCGCTATCCCGACATCCCGAACGAGCTGGATGTGGTGATCTTCGACGTGTATGCCGACGGCGACCGGCCGTCCTTCGAGGCGCTGCGCGTCATGTGTCAAACGGGCCAGCGCGTGATCGTCTATTCCCAACTGTCGACCGATGAAGTAATCCTGACCTGCCTGGACCTGGGGGCGGTCGCTTACGTGGCGAAAACCGAGGGGCGGCAGCACCTGATCGGCGCGATCCTGGCCGCGCACGCCCACCAGCGCTATGTGGGGCCGCAGATGGCCAAAGCCCTGGCGAACGATCGGGCGTCGGGCCGCACCAATCTCTCCGATCGGGAGAAGGAGGTGCTCATCACCTGGTTCCAGACCGAGAGCAAGGAACTCGTCGGCAGCCGGCTCTACATCGCCCCGACAACGGTCCGAACCCATCTGCAACGAGCCCGCGCGAAGTATGCAGCGGTCGGTCGGCCCGCACCGACCAAAGCCGCATTGCTCGCCCGCGCCATCGAGGACGGCATTCTCAGCCTGAGCGACCTGTAA
- a CDS encoding response regulator transcription factor, with protein sequence MFPVEGTIARESSGWRPRPISVVLIDGHDAVRAGIEAWCDAADPPIKIVAEIASHQAVFGPGGHTFTNGDVVVFDPQFDDGPPRFDILSRLRQSGCRVIVYSRLSGDEVILTSLDLGAVSYVVKAAGKEHLIAAVQSVRAPVPYVGPQMATALLKARTIGRTNLSVREKEVLVSWLQTESKEVVAKRFGIAPATVRTHLQRIREKYEAVGRRAPTKSALLARAIEDGLLSLDSLDFDRLDETVDNMLSA encoded by the coding sequence ATGTTTCCGGTAGAGGGAACTATTGCCCGCGAATCGAGCGGCTGGCGCCCCCGGCCGATCTCCGTTGTGCTCATCGACGGTCACGATGCGGTTCGAGCCGGGATCGAAGCATGGTGCGATGCCGCCGACCCACCGATCAAGATCGTCGCCGAGATTGCGAGTCACCAGGCGGTCTTCGGTCCCGGCGGCCACACCTTCACCAACGGCGATGTCGTGGTGTTCGACCCGCAATTCGACGACGGGCCACCACGATTCGACATCTTGAGCCGCCTGCGCCAATCGGGCTGTCGGGTCATCGTCTACTCCCGGCTAAGCGGTGACGAGGTCATCCTGACCAGTCTGGATCTGGGTGCGGTGTCCTACGTGGTCAAGGCTGCCGGCAAGGAACACCTGATCGCCGCGGTGCAGTCGGTGCGGGCGCCGGTCCCCTACGTGGGGCCCCAGATGGCTACCGCATTACTCAAGGCCCGCACCATCGGCCGCACCAACCTCTCGGTCCGCGAAAAGGAGGTGCTGGTCAGCTGGCTGCAGACCGAGAGCAAGGAAGTCGTCGCGAAGCGGTTCGGAATCGCACCGGCGACGGTGCGCACCCACCTGCAGCGCATCCGGGAAAAATACGAAGCGGTGGGCCGTCGCGCGCCCACCAAATCCGCCCTGCTCGCGCGGGCGATCGAAGATGGGCTGCTGAGTCTGGACAGTCTGGATTTCGACCGGCTCGACGAGACTGTCGACAACATGTTGTCCGCCTGA
- a CDS encoding DMT family transporter, which produces MTGALLALLSAAGFGVSDFAGGLAARRVPALRVVLVSYPVALVLLGTLAIIVGGPIPLGAIGWGLASGVALGLGGWWFYAALGAGPISVVSPVSAVLTAGVPVLVGLLLGERPGFVAAGGIALALVAVALVSRGATDEDTRPHRFTRKVAWLTVGAGVTFGLDFVFIHAAPADSGLWPLAFARVAAAVLVFSAAAGAGELRLTTGVPLRLALLAGLSDTAANIAMLLALRGSDLSLASVLISLFPAVTVVLAIVVLRERVQRLQVVGMLAAGVAVVMITAG; this is translated from the coding sequence GTGACCGGCGCGCTGCTGGCGCTGCTGTCGGCGGCCGGATTCGGGGTCAGCGACTTCGCCGGCGGGCTGGCGGCCCGGCGCGTACCGGCGCTGCGCGTCGTGCTGGTGTCCTATCCGGTCGCACTGGTGTTGCTGGGCACGCTGGCGATTATCGTCGGCGGCCCGATTCCGTTGGGCGCCATCGGCTGGGGCCTGGCCTCCGGTGTGGCACTCGGACTGGGTGGCTGGTGGTTCTACGCGGCGCTGGGTGCCGGTCCGATCTCGGTGGTCTCGCCGGTGTCGGCGGTACTGACCGCCGGGGTGCCGGTGCTGGTCGGCCTGCTCCTGGGGGAGCGGCCCGGGTTCGTGGCCGCCGGCGGTATCGCGCTGGCGCTGGTGGCCGTTGCGCTGGTGAGTCGCGGCGCAACCGACGAGGACACCCGACCGCACCGGTTCACCCGCAAGGTGGCCTGGTTGACCGTGGGGGCCGGGGTGACGTTCGGGTTGGACTTCGTGTTCATCCACGCCGCGCCGGCGGACTCGGGACTGTGGCCGTTGGCGTTTGCCCGAGTCGCTGCGGCGGTATTGGTGTTCAGTGCAGCGGCCGGAGCCGGGGAATTGCGGTTGACCACCGGCGTGCCGCTGCGGTTGGCGCTGCTGGCCGGGCTGTCGGACACGGCGGCCAACATCGCGATGCTGCTGGCGCTGCGGGGCTCCGACCTGTCGTTGGCCAGCGTGCTGATCTCGTTGTTCCCCGCGGTCACGGTGGTGTTGGCCATCGTGGTGCTGCGGGAGCGGGTACAGCGGTTGCAGGTGGTCGGCATGCTGGCGGCGGGCGTCGCGGTCGTGATGATCACCGCCGGATAG
- the smpB gene encoding SsrA-binding protein SmpB — protein sequence MAKKSADKNAKKQNAKQIVASNRKARHNYSILDVYECGVVLVGTEVKSLRAGQASLVDAFATVDDGEVWLRNMHIPEYHHGTWTNHDPRRTRKLLLHRRQIDMLIGKIRDGNLTLVPLSVYFTEGKVKVELALARGKQAHDKRQDLARRDAQREVTRALGRRAKGM from the coding sequence GTGGCCAAGAAGTCGGCGGACAAAAACGCCAAGAAGCAGAACGCCAAGCAGATCGTTGCGTCGAATCGTAAGGCCCGGCACAACTATTCGATTCTCGACGTGTACGAGTGCGGCGTGGTGCTGGTGGGCACCGAGGTGAAGAGCCTGCGGGCCGGCCAGGCGTCGTTGGTGGACGCGTTCGCCACCGTCGACGACGGCGAGGTGTGGCTGCGCAACATGCATATCCCCGAGTACCACCACGGCACCTGGACCAACCACGACCCGCGACGCACCCGCAAGCTGCTGCTGCACCGACGTCAGATCGACATGCTGATCGGCAAGATCCGGGACGGCAATCTGACTCTGGTGCCGCTGTCGGTCTACTTCACCGAAGGCAAGGTGAAGGTGGAACTGGCCCTGGCCCGCGGCAAGCAGGCGCACGACAAGCGCCAGGATCTCGCCCGCCGCGACGCCCAACGTGAAGTCACCCGGGCGCTGGGCCGGCGCGCCAAGGGCATGTGA
- the ftsX gene encoding permease-like cell division protein FtsX translates to MRFGFLFNEVVTGLRRNVTMTVAMVLTTAISIGLFGGGLLVVRLADQSRNIYLDRVESQVFLDTEVAAEDPNCEAPACKNLREQIEKRDDVKSVRYLNTDDAYADAIRKFPEFKDVADKDSFPPSFIVKLENPEQSADFDSAMQGEPGVRYVLNQKKLIDRLFAVLDGLSRAAFAIALVQAIGAVLLIANMVQVAAYTRRTEVSIMRLVGASRWYTQLPFLVEAVLAATVGVIIAIAGLMVVRALFLDNALSQFYQARLIARIDYADILYISPILLLLGVAMAAATGYVTLRLYVRR, encoded by the coding sequence GTGCGCTTTGGGTTTCTCTTCAACGAGGTCGTTACCGGGCTGCGCCGCAACGTCACCATGACGGTGGCGATGGTACTGACCACGGCCATCTCGATCGGACTGTTCGGCGGCGGGCTGTTGGTGGTGCGCCTGGCCGACCAGTCCCGCAACATCTATCTGGACCGGGTGGAGTCGCAGGTCTTCCTGGACACCGAAGTCGCCGCCGAGGACCCGAACTGCGAGGCACCGGCGTGCAAGAACCTGCGGGAGCAGATCGAGAAGCGCGACGACGTGAAGTCGGTGCGCTACCTCAACACCGACGACGCCTATGCCGATGCCATCCGCAAATTCCCCGAGTTCAAGGACGTCGCCGACAAGGACAGCTTCCCGCCGTCGTTCATCGTCAAACTGGAGAATCCCGAGCAGAGCGCCGATTTCGACAGTGCGATGCAGGGCGAGCCGGGTGTCCGGTACGTGCTCAACCAGAAGAAGCTCATCGACCGCCTGTTCGCCGTGCTCGACGGGCTCAGCCGTGCGGCGTTCGCCATCGCCCTGGTGCAGGCGATCGGGGCGGTGTTGTTGATCGCCAACATGGTTCAGGTGGCCGCATACACCCGGCGCACGGAGGTCTCCATCATGCGCCTGGTGGGCGCCAGCCGCTGGTATACCCAGTTGCCGTTCCTGGTGGAGGCGGTGCTGGCCGCGACGGTGGGTGTCATCATCGCGATCGCCGGGCTGATGGTGGTGCGCGCCCTGTTCCTCGACAATGCGCTCAGTCAGTTCTATCAAGCGCGGCTGATCGCCCGGATCGACTACGCCGACATCCTCTACATCTCGCCGATCCTGCTGCTGCTCGGTGTCGCTATGGCCGCGGCGACGGGCTACGTGACACTGCGCTTGTACGTCCGGCGGTAG